Proteins found in one Halobaculum sp. MBLA0147 genomic segment:
- a CDS encoding acyl-CoA dehydrogenase: MDFELTTEQRQIRDMVAEFVDEEVVPRAAEIDEEDEFPADLIDEMADLGLMGMPFPEEYGGAGLDYHSYAIGLEHISRGSGGLGTIVAAHISLAGNMVYAFGNERQKEEYLEPLALGEEIGAFALSEPQAGSDVPAMDTTAERDGDGYVIDGGKLWTSNGSVADTVIVFAKTDPEAGNQGISSFVVRPETDDGFVVENTEHKLGDKGCPTAELRFDDMYVPEERRLGEEGRGFVHALKTLNGGRITIAARGVGIARAALEEAADYATDREQFDRPVAEFQSIQHKIADMDTKLQAAKMLMHKAADMKIRGEDFVKEAAQAKLYASEVSREVANEAIQIHGGYGYTKDFPVERYYRDAKLNEIYEGTSEILRNTIADQVLE, encoded by the coding sequence ATGGACTTCGAGCTGACGACGGAACAGCGGCAGATCCGCGACATGGTCGCGGAGTTCGTCGACGAGGAGGTCGTCCCACGCGCGGCGGAGATCGACGAGGAAGACGAGTTCCCCGCCGACCTGATCGACGAGATGGCCGACCTCGGCCTGATGGGGATGCCGTTCCCCGAGGAGTACGGCGGTGCGGGCCTCGACTACCACAGCTACGCCATCGGTCTCGAACACATCTCTCGTGGCTCCGGCGGTCTCGGCACCATCGTCGCCGCCCACATCTCGCTGGCGGGCAACATGGTGTACGCCTTCGGGAACGAGCGGCAGAAGGAGGAGTACCTCGAACCGCTCGCGCTGGGCGAGGAGATCGGGGCGTTCGCGCTCTCGGAGCCACAGGCCGGCTCCGACGTGCCGGCGATGGACACGACCGCCGAGCGCGACGGCGACGGCTACGTGATCGACGGCGGGAAACTGTGGACCTCGAACGGGTCGGTCGCCGACACCGTGATCGTCTTCGCGAAGACGGACCCCGAAGCCGGGAACCAGGGGATCTCCTCGTTCGTCGTGCGCCCGGAGACGGACGACGGCTTCGTCGTCGAGAACACCGAACACAAGCTGGGCGACAAGGGGTGTCCGACCGCCGAGTTGCGGTTCGACGACATGTACGTCCCCGAGGAGCGCCGACTCGGCGAGGAGGGGCGTGGGTTCGTCCACGCGCTGAAGACGCTCAACGGCGGCCGGATCACCATCGCGGCCCGTGGCGTCGGAATCGCCCGCGCCGCACTGGAGGAGGCGGCCGACTACGCGACGGACCGCGAGCAGTTCGACCGGCCGGTCGCGGAGTTCCAGTCGATCCAACACAAGATCGCGGACATGGACACGAAGCTCCAGGCCGCGAAGATGCTGATGCACAAGGCTGCCGACATGAAGATCCGCGGGGAGGACTTCGTGAAGGAGGCCGCACAGGCGAAGCTGTACGCCAGCGAGGTGTCCCGCGAGGTCGCCAACGAGGCGATCCAGATCCACGGCGGGTACGGCTACACGAAGGACTTCCCGGTCGAGCGCTACTACCGCGACGCCAAGCTCAACGAGATCTACGAGGGGACCAGCGAGATCCTCCGGAACACGATCGCCGACCAAGTGCTGGAGTGA
- a CDS encoding PHP-associated domain-containing protein, producing MSDGATRVDFHVKILNEQVVERAKTAGIDVLVYAPHFTRLPTIRERAARFSDDDLLVVPAREVFTGDWRSRRHLLALGLSDPVPDFVTFEGALSAFDEQDAAVLVPHPELLNVSLSRAEVGAYRDSIHAVETLNGKQFAFQNDRADRVAEAFDVPGFASSYAHLVGTVGSVWTEFDRAIDSATALVEAVRDGADRRLVKRRDPATKLRRLAEFAHLGYENSWGKLDRLFLSGMEPTHPRHIAYDGRFDDVAMY from the coding sequence GTGAGCGACGGGGCGACGCGCGTGGACTTCCACGTCAAGATCCTGAACGAGCAGGTTGTCGAGCGGGCCAAGACGGCCGGCATCGACGTGTTGGTGTACGCACCCCACTTCACGCGGCTGCCGACGATCCGCGAGCGGGCGGCCCGGTTCTCCGACGACGACCTGCTGGTCGTCCCGGCCAGGGAGGTGTTCACCGGCGACTGGCGGAGTCGCCGCCACCTGCTCGCGCTCGGCCTCTCCGACCCCGTTCCCGACTTCGTCACCTTCGAGGGGGCGCTGTCGGCGTTCGACGAGCAGGACGCCGCCGTGCTCGTCCCACACCCGGAGCTGTTGAACGTCAGCCTCTCCAGAGCCGAGGTCGGGGCGTACCGAGACAGCATCCACGCCGTGGAGACGCTGAACGGCAAACAGTTCGCGTTCCAGAACGACCGCGCGGACCGCGTCGCGGAGGCGTTCGACGTGCCCGGGTTCGCCTCCTCGTACGCCCACCTCGTCGGGACCGTGGGGTCCGTGTGGACGGAGTTCGACCGCGCCATCGACTCTGCGACGGCGCTCGTCGAGGCCGTCCGCGACGGCGCGGACAGGCGACTCGTCAAACGACGCGATCCGGCGACGAAACTCCGTCGGCTCGCCGAGTTCGCCCACCTCGGCTACGAGAACTCCTGGGGGAAACTCGACCGACTGTTCCTCTCCGGGATGGAGCCGACCCACCCACGCCACATCGCCTACGACGGGCGGTTCGACGACGTGGCGATGTACTGA
- a CDS encoding redox-regulated ATPase YchF: MSYEIGLVGKPSVGKSTLFNAATTNDVPEGAYPFTTIDPSVGEAYVRVDCAAPEFDGDHECTPNHGYCADGTRYVPVELVDVAGLVPGAHEGRGLGNQFLTDLNETDVLVHVVDFSGETDAEGEPTEGHDPREDVDFLEEELDAWYLDILRKGLERHRSGYQGHDSELAVDLAEQLSSFGISDDEIDRLRRRLGLSTDPDEWDDGDEAALATAIRRATKPIVIAANKMDTAAARENWREITSDPDYDHLTFVPVSAHAEKALKNAAAAGVVAYDPGDADFEVTGDLPEEKRAGLDRIREFLETFGGTGVQTAIETALFEELETIAVFPGNGSPRADGTFLQDCLLFPEGVTAEGFANAIHSDVGEGFLYATDARTGRQVGADTELDHRDVVEVTTTN; encoded by the coding sequence GTGAGCTACGAGATCGGACTGGTGGGCAAACCCTCGGTCGGGAAGTCCACGCTGTTCAACGCGGCGACCACGAACGACGTGCCGGAGGGCGCGTACCCGTTCACGACGATCGACCCCAGCGTCGGCGAGGCGTACGTCCGCGTCGACTGTGCCGCCCCGGAGTTCGACGGCGACCACGAGTGTACCCCGAACCACGGCTACTGTGCCGACGGGACGCGGTACGTCCCGGTCGAGTTGGTCGACGTGGCCGGGCTGGTCCCGGGCGCCCACGAGGGTCGCGGGCTGGGCAACCAGTTCCTCACGGACCTCAACGAGACGGACGTGCTCGTCCACGTCGTCGACTTCAGTGGAGAGACCGACGCCGAGGGGGAGCCGACGGAGGGACACGACCCACGCGAGGACGTGGACTTCCTCGAGGAGGAGTTGGACGCGTGGTACCTCGACATCCTCCGGAAGGGACTCGAACGCCACCGGTCGGGCTACCAGGGCCACGACTCCGAGTTGGCCGTCGACCTCGCGGAGCAGCTCTCGTCGTTCGGAATCTCGGACGACGAGATCGACCGGCTGCGCCGCCGGCTGGGACTCTCGACGGACCCGGACGAGTGGGACGACGGCGACGAGGCGGCGCTGGCGACGGCGATCAGACGCGCGACGAAGCCCATCGTGATCGCCGCCAACAAGATGGACACGGCGGCCGCCCGCGAGAACTGGCGCGAGATCACGTCCGACCCCGACTACGACCACCTCACGTTCGTCCCGGTCTCCGCCCACGCCGAGAAGGCACTGAAGAACGCCGCGGCGGCGGGTGTCGTCGCGTACGATCCTGGCGACGCCGACTTCGAGGTGACGGGGGATCTTCCGGAGGAGAAGCGCGCCGGTCTCGACCGGATCCGCGAGTTCCTCGAGACTTTCGGCGGGACGGGTGTCCAGACGGCGATCGAGACGGCGCTGTTCGAGGAACTGGAGACGATCGCCGTCTTCCCCGGCAACGGGTCGCCACGGGCAGACGGCACCTTCCTCCAGGACTGTCTCCTCTTCCCGGAGGGGGTCACCGCCGAGGGGTTCGCGAACGCGATCCACTCCGACGTGGGCGAGGGGTTCCTCTACGCGACGGACGCTCGTACGGGGCGGCAGGTCGGAGCAGACACGGAACTCGACCACCGCGACGTGGTCGAGGTGACGACGACGAACTGA
- a CDS encoding shikimate dehydrogenase, whose protein sequence is MDVYGLLGSPVDHSLSPPMHEAAYDDLGLNARYVTFEPDDAAAAVAGAADLGVAGLNVTVPFKRDVLAAVEPTPRARRVGAVNTVDFATDPPTGDNTDVAGVRRAFAHHDVSLDGTDAVVIGAGGAGRAATAALAESAASVHVANRTVERAETLVADLRGSFADGGEGGRGGEEGRDTSTNGDTSDPGTPSDGGLDATLTAGGLDGLTERVPSADVLVNATSVGMEAPEATPVPAELLHEELAVLDAVYTPLDTRLLREGAAAGAETVDGAWMLLFQGAVAFERWTGHDAPVAAMNEALRAEL, encoded by the coding sequence ATGGACGTGTACGGTCTCCTCGGGAGCCCCGTGGACCACTCGCTGTCGCCGCCGATGCACGAGGCCGCCTACGACGACCTCGGATTGAACGCGCGGTACGTCACCTTCGAGCCGGACGACGCCGCGGCCGCCGTCGCGGGTGCCGCCGACCTCGGCGTGGCGGGGCTGAACGTCACGGTGCCGTTCAAACGCGACGTGCTCGCCGCGGTCGAGCCGACGCCGCGCGCCCGCCGCGTCGGCGCGGTGAACACGGTCGACTTCGCGACGGACCCGCCGACTGGCGACAACACGGACGTGGCGGGCGTCCGGCGCGCGTTCGCCCACCACGACGTGTCACTCGACGGAACGGATGCCGTCGTGATCGGTGCGGGCGGTGCGGGACGGGCCGCGACGGCCGCACTCGCGGAGTCGGCGGCGTCGGTCCACGTCGCCAACCGCACCGTCGAGCGCGCAGAGACGCTGGTCGCGGACCTCCGTGGGTCGTTCGCCGACGGCGGCGAGGGGGGTCGTGGGGGTGAGGAAGGACGAGATACGAGCACGAACGGCGACACGAGCGACCCGGGGACGCCGAGCGACGGTGGGCTCGACGCCACGCTGACCGCCGGTGGACTCGACGGGCTGACCGAGCGCGTACCGTCGGCGGACGTGCTGGTGAACGCGACCAGCGTCGGGATGGAGGCGCCGGAGGCGACGCCGGTTCCGGCGGAGCTGTTACACGAGGAGCTGGCCGTGTTGGACGCCGTCTACACCCCGCTGGATACGCGTCTGTTGCGCGAGGGGGCGGCCGCGGGGGCCGAGACCGTCGACGGCGCGTGGATGTTGTTGTTCCAGGGTGCCGTCGCCTTCGAGCGGTGGACCGGCCACGACGCCCCCGTGGCGGCGATGAACGAGGCGCTCCGGGCGGAGTTGTAG
- a CDS encoding metal-dependent hydrolase — protein MNKYGHVLNGVLLALGLALVLGAELSLTTVEWGVRLLPPVVLGALFPDVDTAFGKHRKTLHNLPVLALFVAYPLYFDNLHFVWVGIATHYLLDVVGSKRGIALFYPYTQEYGLPIGVAVSSEYSTVVTVVISVLEVGLLAAIHVYVIDLVATTVRPEFLALLPEVVRGLLRTAGLA, from the coding sequence GTGAACAAGTACGGTCACGTACTGAACGGGGTGTTGCTGGCGCTCGGGTTGGCGCTGGTGTTGGGGGCGGAGTTGAGTCTGACCACCGTCGAGTGGGGGGTGCGACTGTTGCCCCCGGTCGTGCTCGGGGCGTTGTTCCCGGACGTGGACACGGCGTTCGGGAAGCACCGGAAGACGCTGCACAACCTGCCGGTGTTGGCGCTGTTCGTGGCCTACCCGCTGTACTTCGACAACCTCCACTTCGTGTGGGTGGGGATCGCGACCCACTACCTGTTGGACGTGGTCGGCAGCAAGCGCGGCATCGCGCTGTTCTACCCGTACACGCAGGAGTACGGCCTCCCGATCGGCGTCGCGGTCTCCAGCGAGTACAGCACCGTCGTCACCGTGGTCATCTCGGTGTTGGAGGTGGGTCTCCTCGCCGCGATCCACGTCTACGTGATCGACCTCGTGGCGACGACGGTCAGGCCGGAGTTCCTCGCACTCCTCCCCGAAGTGGTGCGGGGTCTGCTCCGCACCGCCGGACTGGCCTGA
- the phoU gene encoding phosphate signaling complex protein PhoU — protein MPRESYQERLDALRDDVLYMSELAAGQVRDALDALARTDAELARQVIDGDEELNQLYLELESDCVDLLALQQPVAGDLRFIASSFKIITDLERIGDLATNLAEYAMDAEETVFPDVDVQRIGELALDHLDQATTAYATEDTELCHDVAAADDEVDRLCTEASESIVRELVSQSDDDRDADVLLSEVSRLFLTIRDLERVGDHAVNIAARALYMVENDDALLY, from the coding sequence ATGCCACGAGAGAGCTACCAGGAGCGTCTGGACGCGCTCCGCGACGACGTCCTCTACATGAGCGAGTTGGCCGCCGGGCAGGTTCGCGACGCGCTCGACGCGCTGGCGCGGACGGACGCCGAGTTGGCACGGCAGGTGATCGACGGCGACGAGGAGCTCAACCAGTTGTACCTGGAGTTGGAGTCCGACTGTGTGGACCTGCTCGCACTCCAGCAGCCCGTCGCGGGCGACCTCCGGTTCATCGCCTCCTCGTTCAAGATCATCACCGATCTCGAACGGATCGGCGACCTGGCGACGAACCTCGCGGAGTACGCGATGGACGCCGAGGAGACGGTGTTCCCCGACGTGGACGTGCAACGGATCGGCGAGTTGGCGTTGGACCACCTCGACCAGGCGACCACCGCCTACGCGACCGAGGACACGGAACTGTGTCACGACGTGGCGGCCGCCGACGACGAGGTGGACCGGCTGTGTACCGAGGCCAGCGAGTCCATCGTCCGCGAACTGGTGAGCCAGTCCGACGACGACCGCGACGCCGACGTGCTGCTCTCGGAGGTCTCGCGGCTGTTCCTGACGATCCGCGACCTCGAACGGGTTGGCGACCACGCGGTCAACATCGCCGCCCGCGCGCTGTACATGGTCGAGAACGACGACGCACTGTTGTACTGA